GATGTCACTTGTACGAGAGATGAAAGCGGAAGCGGATGCAGTGTTGGATGCATCAGCTAGCTTCATGGATAATGCACATAATGCTTTAATGAAAATGCTACAGTTCCGTGAAAAGCATCTTTTATTTGCGAAGTTAATAGAGGAAGAAAAAGAATTACGTACGCCAGCAGTAAAACAAGTATTAATTCGCATAGAATCTGAAATATTATCGTACGTTGCAACGTTAATTCAAAGACGTATTGATAAAGGTGAGATTCGAGATTGTGATACAGAGTTAGTAAGCTATCTGTTGTTAAAAGCGTATTTAGCGTTCGTCGTAGATTGGCATGAGCTTCATGGCGACATGATTCCAGAAGAAAAGATACTAAATCTTTTCAAGGAAACAATCTTTCGAGGACTAGTTCTTTAGAGAAGAATCTACAAATTTTACGCACTGTGAAGTTTGTGATTTTTTTACAGAAAAATGACCAATTGACGATTACGGTCAATTAGTATAGGAGTGAGAGAAAAATATGATTAAAGCTGAATGGCTGAAAATCCTAAAAACAAGAAAAATGCTTGTTTCCATAATTGCCGTCCTATTTATCCCTGTCATGTATGCAGGCATGTTTTTATGGGCGTTTTGGGATCCATATGCAGGTATGTCTAATTTGCCTGTAGCGGTTGTCAATGAAGATAATGGAGCAAAAATGGATGAAGTGAAGTTAGACTTAGGCGATACCTTGGTCGATAAACTCGTCGATAGTAAGCAATTTGACTTTATTGAAGTGTCAAAAGAAGAAGCAGAAAAAGGTTTAAATAGTAGAGACTATTACATGATCTTAGAAATACCAGCAAATTTCTCAGAACATGCTACGACTTTACTTGATGACAAACCTTCGAAGTTAGTGATGAACTATATCCCAAATGAAGGCTTGAACTTCCTAGGAGCGCAAATTGGTGAAACAGCAATGGATCGCATACGCGCAGAAGTAAATTCACAAGTTTCTGCTACATATGCAGAAAAATTATTTGATTCAATTGCAACGCTTGGAGATGGCTTTACAGAAGCTGCTGACGGTTCAGTTAAGCTAGATGAAGGAGCACAAAAAGTAGCAAATGGAGCAAAAGATTTAAAAGGTTATTTGGAGCAGTTAGCTTCTAGCACGATTGAACTTTCTGATGGTACAGATAAAATTACAAAAGGTGCAGGGCAAGCAGCATCTGGGGCTAACGAACTGTCAACAGGGCTAGTGAAATTAGAAAATGGTACAGTTCAGTTACAACAAGGTGCACAGCAGGCAGCTGCAGGGGCGACAAATCTTGAACAAGGTCTATCTCAATACACACAAGGTGTAGCTAAGGTAGAAGCTGGTCTTACAACATTAAATGAAAAACAACAGCAAATAGCTTCTGGTGCTGCATCAGTGGCTGAAAATGCTGGTACATTAAACAGTTCAGCAAATCAATTATCGAATGGTTCTGCACAAGTGGAAGCGGGTATTAAAGCATTAACTGAACAGTTACAAAATGCAATTGCATCAATGCCAGAAGAGCAAGCAGCAGCGTTAAAACAAACGTTAGCAGAGCTACAAGCAGGAAGTGCTAGTGTGCATAATGGTTTAAATTCATTATCAGCGGGTGCT
The genomic region above belongs to Lysinibacillus sp. FSL W8-0992 and contains:
- a CDS encoding TetR/AcrR family transcriptional regulator produces the protein MDRRQEILEAAAKSFTLFGYKATTMEQVAKIANVGKGTIYTFFANKEILFQEIAMSLVREMKAEADAVLDASASFMDNAHNALMKMLQFREKHLLFAKLIEEEKELRTPAVKQVLIRIESEILSYVATLIQRRIDKGEIRDCDTELVSYLLLKAYLAFVVDWHELHGDMIPEEKILNLFKETIFRGLVL
- a CDS encoding YhgE/Pip domain-containing protein, translating into MIKAEWLKILKTRKMLVSIIAVLFIPVMYAGMFLWAFWDPYAGMSNLPVAVVNEDNGAKMDEVKLDLGDTLVDKLVDSKQFDFIEVSKEEAEKGLNSRDYYMILEIPANFSEHATTLLDDKPSKLVMNYIPNEGLNFLGAQIGETAMDRIRAEVNSQVSATYAEKLFDSIATLGDGFTEAADGSVKLDEGAQKVANGAKDLKGYLEQLASSTIELSDGTDKITKGAGQAASGANELSTGLVKLENGTVQLQQGAQQAAAGATNLEQGLSQYTQGVAKVEAGLTTLNEKQQQIASGAASVAENAGTLNSSANQLSNGSAQVEAGIKALTEQLQNAIASMPEEQAAALKQTLAELQAGSASVHNGLNSLSAGAEKLQAGANQVSGGATQIAAGQKDVLAGASALSAKSNELVKGAQSLQAGNATLADKLGELHAGVNTAVTGSQTLASGLNDLASGTTTLNEGTSTLASKSGELADGSATLADGSTELADGTATLSSKLGEASEKANEVHANDDTYDMVGNPVEVEKESVNHVPNYGTGFAPYFISLGLFVGALLISIVFPLVEPAIRPKNGATWFTSKVTVLAFVGLVQALLTVAIVKWGLGLEVQNLGYFVLTALITSYVFLALIQMLVSIFGDPGRFVAIVVLILQLTTSAGTFPLELIPSPLQVFNKLLPMTYTVQAFKASISTGDMSYLWQNYGVLFGYLIVFLAITFGYFMLLHTRRYSKVAEEN